The proteins below are encoded in one region of Paraburkholderia aromaticivorans:
- a CDS encoding HlyD family efflux transporter periplasmic adaptor subunit, whose translation MKRDSHPKPLSEALEDHSVEGIAILMAEPVKLARALIWAMVALVVVGLLWSFVGRADVIVSAQGTLSPESEVRRIYAPIDGELADLYIAEGQPVQKGDVLARLNARGAIEAASNALQAQLKLEDAERDWKQFPEKKALMERKAAALKTQMEVEARQHETRVSEGTTKLAEGQKAELDEARSNLDNARRVREAARQELDRYSRLFAQPGGGGIAELQVEQKRTAAMEADNAYRVAQSKLAELDFRLSHEYTQANAQLETSGQQTTDLQLQYDSAVRDITDAEDKLRLQLQSARLVSEAAARIRFENIDKDNFLLILAPVSGVITDVTSTQRGDKIQANAPLGGIAPKDARPVLKIEIAEHDRAFLHEGLPVKLKFNAFPYQRYGLISGTLAYISPATKPSATDKQPVYEGRVTLDKNYYQIADTRYPLRYGMTASAEIVVRERRLIDLGLDPFRQVAG comes from the coding sequence GTGAAACGCGACAGTCACCCTAAGCCGTTGTCGGAGGCACTGGAAGATCACAGCGTCGAGGGCATCGCTATTCTGATGGCGGAGCCGGTAAAGCTCGCGCGCGCGCTGATCTGGGCGATGGTCGCGTTGGTCGTGGTCGGTCTGTTGTGGTCGTTCGTGGGGCGTGCCGACGTGATCGTCAGCGCGCAGGGCACCTTGTCGCCGGAATCCGAGGTGCGCCGGATCTATGCACCGATCGACGGCGAACTCGCCGATCTGTATATCGCTGAAGGGCAACCCGTGCAGAAAGGCGACGTGCTGGCGCGGCTGAATGCGCGCGGCGCGATCGAGGCCGCCAGCAATGCGTTGCAAGCGCAACTCAAACTGGAAGACGCCGAGCGTGACTGGAAGCAGTTTCCCGAGAAGAAAGCGCTCATGGAGCGTAAAGCCGCCGCGCTCAAGACACAGATGGAAGTGGAAGCGCGCCAGCATGAAACCCGCGTCTCCGAAGGCACGACCAAACTCGCTGAAGGGCAGAAGGCCGAACTCGACGAAGCGCGTAGCAATCTCGACAATGCCCGGCGAGTTCGTGAAGCGGCGCGTCAGGAACTGGACCGCTACTCGCGGCTTTTCGCGCAGCCGGGCGGCGGCGGTATTGCCGAATTGCAGGTGGAACAGAAACGCACCGCGGCAATGGAAGCAGATAACGCGTACCGCGTCGCGCAATCGAAACTCGCGGAACTGGATTTCCGCTTGAGCCACGAATATACGCAGGCGAATGCGCAACTGGAAACCAGCGGCCAGCAGACCACCGACCTGCAGCTTCAATACGATTCGGCTGTGCGCGACATTACCGACGCGGAAGACAAGTTGCGCCTGCAACTGCAAAGCGCGCGACTGGTGTCCGAAGCGGCCGCGCGGATTCGCTTCGAGAACATCGACAAAGACAATTTCCTGCTGATTCTCGCGCCGGTCTCGGGCGTCATCACCGACGTGACGTCGACCCAGCGCGGCGACAAGATTCAGGCGAACGCGCCGCTCGGCGGCATTGCGCCCAAAGACGCGCGGCCCGTGCTGAAGATCGAAATCGCCGAACACGATCGTGCGTTTCTCCATGAGGGCCTGCCGGTCAAACTGAAATTTAACGCTTTTCCGTATCAACGCTATGGCCTGATCAGCGGCACGCTGGCCTACATTTCGCCGGCCACCAAGCCGTCGGCGACGGACAAACAGCCGGTCTACGAAGGCCGCGTCACGCTCGACAAAAATTACTACCAGATTGCCGACACGCGTTATCCGTTGCGCTACGGCATGACGGCAAGCGCTGAGATCGTGGTGCGCGAGCGGCGCCTGATCGATCTGGGTCTCGATCCGTTCAGGCAGGTGGCGGGTTGA
- a CDS encoding FHA domain-containing protein produces MAAGEAPIAEMRATEDAAFDVVLSPAASAQRPALDAIRIVDNLFAIGRSEAPFTDYPAERIARLSRRHARVFTEHGAVYVADLGSKNGTTVNGVAVRQTPARVRAGDELCFGGELCYRVSIEPRARIVAVASSSAAPGLLLVPQRDDLDLQPIEVQAFPFLVSKADEVFSRYKDRYPHQVNYISRRHAHIFLKGGELYVEDLGSTNGTFVGGKRLDESALPLVEGDLVAFGGDHFVYRVTLQTPPEVEPTVTQLFLNPAADEAADPDKTTFVGAAHSFLDIFCVDPGLQREDEVNEAAQPASAHAKRDAPTGTARGATGTNGTNGANGAANAAAAKGRSRRWRLLAGELGKAFAIDDRASVRRMATWGGVGVVVLAAIGTTLYMRGSSERELKNLLANGDYSSAVTAASGYLASHPTDTKVSALASEALLKAKLPNWLNALQKAQFDQADALLKEMRSSSANNADAASLINELQWVGDLERFVAARGGMDAPIRMYADEGTINNLLQRWEDDAKSHQRALDRIASYVPVFADPYAQALSHLRKLESDDSVYLAAIDRLNGTIRTELARDKPDALPPVLDDYAQRYPRLAGIDRVRQDLRQYTDLLNAALSRQLVPLLAMLKSAHFSTPPFQAQFQQLATSRLPSPDVIARHDAVTAAWQRGDAQQALAGLQAMPAGPWSDVLAAELAHKKALLDQYAQLQKTRGDKDYDQRLLSFYASLDPATDVWFLQSIQKDVAALHDKALARAQDLLLRAQSLWKQYRAGGSIGGTQRLEAGISPGFRSEARLLSDAQTSAQQGMRIYTQLKADHPADFDRLLADIEAEANLQRRSLTELRMVLDPGLLKAKLALIGGEQSETRQSP; encoded by the coding sequence ATGGCCGCCGGCGAAGCTCCGATTGCTGAGATGCGCGCGACAGAAGACGCCGCGTTCGACGTGGTGTTGTCGCCGGCTGCGTCCGCGCAACGTCCCGCGCTCGACGCGATCCGTATCGTCGACAACCTGTTCGCAATCGGGCGCAGCGAAGCACCTTTTACCGACTATCCCGCCGAGCGCATTGCGCGCCTGTCCCGCCGTCATGCGCGGGTTTTCACGGAACACGGCGCGGTCTACGTCGCCGACCTCGGCAGCAAGAACGGCACGACGGTGAACGGCGTGGCGGTGCGGCAAACACCGGCGCGCGTGCGTGCCGGCGACGAACTGTGCTTCGGCGGCGAGCTCTGCTACCGCGTGAGCATCGAGCCGCGCGCGCGTATCGTGGCGGTCGCCAGTTCGTCCGCCGCGCCGGGACTGCTGCTGGTGCCGCAGCGCGACGACCTCGACCTGCAACCTATCGAGGTGCAGGCATTTCCGTTTCTCGTCAGCAAAGCGGATGAAGTCTTCTCGCGCTACAAAGACCGCTATCCGCATCAGGTCAACTACATCTCGCGCCGGCACGCGCACATCTTTCTGAAGGGCGGTGAGCTCTATGTCGAGGATCTCGGCAGCACCAACGGCACATTCGTCGGCGGAAAGCGGCTGGACGAATCCGCGCTGCCGCTGGTAGAAGGAGACCTCGTTGCATTTGGCGGGGACCACTTCGTCTACAGGGTGACGCTGCAGACACCCCCTGAAGTCGAGCCCACCGTGACACAGCTATTCCTCAATCCGGCCGCCGACGAAGCGGCGGATCCCGACAAGACCACCTTTGTCGGCGCCGCGCATTCATTCCTCGATATCTTTTGCGTCGACCCCGGCCTCCAACGTGAAGACGAAGTCAACGAGGCGGCACAGCCCGCGTCCGCGCATGCGAAGCGCGACGCGCCGACGGGCACGGCAAGAGGGGCGACTGGCACGAACGGAACCAACGGTGCGAATGGCGCCGCCAACGCGGCTGCCGCGAAGGGCCGGTCGCGCCGTTGGCGCTTGCTCGCGGGCGAACTCGGCAAGGCGTTTGCCATCGACGATCGCGCAAGCGTGCGGCGTATGGCGACATGGGGCGGCGTGGGCGTCGTGGTGCTGGCGGCGATTGGAACGACGCTGTATATGCGCGGTTCGTCGGAGCGCGAATTGAAGAACCTGCTGGCGAACGGCGATTACTCGAGCGCGGTCACGGCGGCATCGGGCTATCTGGCGAGCCATCCCACGGATACCAAAGTCAGCGCCCTCGCGAGCGAAGCGCTGTTGAAGGCGAAGCTCCCCAACTGGCTGAATGCGCTGCAAAAGGCGCAGTTCGATCAGGCCGACGCGTTGCTCAAGGAGATGCGTTCGTCGAGCGCAAACAATGCGGACGCCGCGTCGTTGATCAACGAGCTGCAATGGGTGGGCGATCTGGAGCGTTTCGTCGCGGCGCGCGGCGGCATGGACGCGCCGATTCGCATGTACGCGGACGAGGGCACGATCAACAACCTGCTGCAACGCTGGGAAGACGACGCGAAGAGCCATCAGCGCGCGCTCGACCGCATTGCCTCCTACGTGCCCGTGTTCGCCGATCCCTATGCGCAGGCGCTGAGCCATCTGCGCAAACTGGAAAGCGACGATTCGGTGTATCTCGCCGCCATCGACCGTCTGAATGGGACGATTCGCACCGAACTGGCGCGAGACAAACCCGACGCGCTGCCTCCCGTGCTCGACGATTACGCGCAGCGCTATCCCCGTCTCGCGGGCATAGACCGGGTGCGTCAGGATTTGCGCCAATACACCGATTTGTTGAACGCAGCGCTGAGCCGGCAACTGGTGCCGTTGCTCGCGATGTTGAAGTCGGCGCACTTCAGCACGCCGCCTTTTCAGGCGCAGTTTCAACAACTGGCGACGAGCCGTTTGCCTTCGCCTGATGTGATTGCGCGCCACGACGCGGTGACGGCGGCCTGGCAGCGCGGCGACGCACAACAGGCGCTTGCCGGTCTGCAGGCCATGCCCGCGGGGCCGTGGTCCGACGTGCTCGCGGCGGAACTGGCGCACAAGAAGGCGCTGCTCGATCAGTATGCGCAGCTGCAGAAGACGCGCGGCGACAAGGATTACGACCAGCGTCTGCTGTCGTTCTACGCGAGTCTCGATCCGGCAACGGACGTGTGGTTCCTGCAATCGATCCAGAAAGACGTCGCCGCATTGCACGACAAAGCGCTGGCGCGTGCGCAAGACCTGCTGCTGCGCGCCCAGAGCCTGTGGAAACAGTATCGCGCGGGCGGATCGATCGGCGGTACACAGCGTCTCGAAGCCGGCATTTCGCCGGGATTTCGCAGCGAGGCGCGTCTGCTTTCCGATGCGCAAACGTCGGCGCAACAGGGCATGCGTATCTACACGCAATTGAAGGCGGATCATCCCGCCGACTTCGACCGTCTGCTGGCGGACATCGAAGCCGAAGCCAATCTGCAGCGCCGTTCGCTAACGGAGTTGCGCATGGTGCTGGACCCGGGACTTCTCAAAGCGAAGCTGGCATTGATCGGAGGCGAGCAGAGTGAAACGCGACAGTCACCCTAA
- a CDS encoding formylglycine-generating enzyme family protein codes for MGSSTDDPSEKPVHHVTIGAPFAIGKYEVTVDQWNACVAANACQKLTPESNTNKAAPARDLSWDDAQQYVKWLSKTTGKPYRLPTEAEWEYADRGGTTTAYWWGDQMRKGNANCKDCGDPWHKEGPEAAGSFAPNPLGLYDMNGSVWEWTADCWHNSYQGAPADGHAWDTPGCDMRVIRGGSWREGGGYMLSATRFKYSSGVRQSQDGFRVVKDLK; via the coding sequence ATGGGCAGCAGTACCGACGACCCGTCCGAAAAGCCCGTTCATCACGTGACCATTGGCGCGCCGTTCGCGATCGGCAAGTACGAGGTAACGGTCGACCAGTGGAACGCGTGCGTCGCCGCCAATGCGTGCCAGAAGCTCACGCCGGAAAGCAACACCAACAAAGCCGCACCGGCGCGCGACCTCAGTTGGGACGACGCGCAGCAATACGTGAAATGGTTGAGCAAGACCACCGGCAAACCGTACCGTCTGCCTACTGAAGCGGAATGGGAATACGCGGATCGCGGCGGCACCACGACCGCCTACTGGTGGGGCGACCAGATGCGCAAGGGCAACGCCAATTGCAAGGACTGCGGCGACCCGTGGCACAAGGAAGGACCCGAGGCCGCCGGTTCGTTCGCACCGAATCCGCTCGGCCTGTACGACATGAACGGCAGCGTCTGGGAATGGACCGCCGACTGCTGGCACAACTCCTACCAGGGCGCGCCCGCCGATGGCCACGCATGGGACACCCCCGGCTGCGACATGCGGGTGATTCGCGGCGGTTCGTGGCGCGAAGGCGGCGGCTACATGCTCAGCGCGACACGCTTCAAGTACAGCTCGGGCGTGCGCCAATCGCAGGATGGCTTCCGGGTCGTCAAAGATCTCAAGTGA
- a CDS encoding DUF4399 domain-containing protein — MYKIIAVAALVMSAAFASPNVAIAGTTPAPAGAHAYIGYPNDGQAVPANKPFKVWFGLRYMGVAPKGVKYPNTGHHHLLIDTDLPPMDQEIPSDRNHLHFGAGETETMIQLPPGKHTLQLLMGDDMHVPHNPPVYSKKITVIAR; from the coding sequence ATGTACAAGATCATCGCGGTCGCGGCGCTCGTCATGTCGGCGGCATTCGCTTCGCCGAATGTCGCCATTGCAGGTACGACGCCGGCGCCGGCCGGCGCCCACGCGTATATCGGCTATCCCAACGATGGCCAGGCGGTGCCTGCCAACAAGCCGTTCAAGGTGTGGTTCGGCCTGCGGTACATGGGCGTGGCGCCGAAAGGCGTCAAGTATCCGAATACCGGCCACCATCATCTGCTGATCGACACCGACTTGCCGCCGATGGATCAGGAGATTCCGTCGGATCGCAATCATCTGCACTTCGGTGCGGGTGAGACGGAGACCATGATTCAACTCCCGCCAGGCAAGCACACGTTGCAGTTGCTGATGGGCGACGACATGCATGTGCCGCACAATCCGCCGGTGTATTCGAAGAAGATCACCGTCATTGCGCGGTGA
- a CDS encoding DUF4399 domain-containing protein gives MRRTVSPVVLDVRHGSNARREVLRRTLRATLVLMFGNMVPSVFAAAEHTASPPGAEEYIIWPSDGTVIHGGKLWVRMGLRNMGVCPKGVVFPNTGHHHLLIDTDLPPLDQEIPSDRNHLHFGAGETDARIELPPGKHTLQLILGDHNHVPHVPPVYSKKITITVLKD, from the coding sequence ATGCGAAGAACCGTTAGCCCCGTTGTTCTCGACGTGCGTCATGGATCGAATGCGCGTCGCGAGGTATTGCGCCGAACGTTGCGCGCGACGCTCGTCCTCATGTTCGGCAACATGGTGCCGAGCGTCTTTGCGGCGGCCGAGCACACGGCGTCGCCGCCGGGCGCCGAGGAATACATCATCTGGCCATCGGACGGCACGGTGATTCACGGCGGCAAGTTGTGGGTGCGCATGGGACTGCGGAACATGGGTGTATGCCCGAAGGGCGTCGTGTTCCCGAACACCGGCCATCACCATTTGCTGATCGACACTGACCTGCCGCCGCTCGATCAGGAGATCCCATCGGATCGCAATCACCTGCACTTCGGCGCGGGTGAGACGGACGCGCGGATCGAGTTGCCGCCGGGCAAGCACACGTTGCAGCTCATTCTCGGCGACCACAACCACGTGCCGCATGTGCCGCCTGTGTATTCGAAAAAGATCACTATCACCGTGCTAAAAGACTAG
- a CDS encoding efflux transporter outer membrane subunit: protein MSALLSSARQRFFRRTSALRSVCAATVCALSLSACIDVSMPDYKRPDTPAKASWSDQKGSPVSAAATIEPDWWKGFHDPYLDTLIAKAIAGNFDIKVLAARIDVAGTQIGEAKAGALPTMDLGAGADFEKTTHQTFSKQYNLATQVNWDIDIWGKVEKGVQAQKAEFHASEADWRAGYLELVSNVSSTYFQILQFDDQIEQQQKTLETNRQILAIYDGQRRNGLVPQTQVLRQQAEINRLTNQLLELRRSRALANNALCTLTGVPAGEFQMPKGHLQQRVQLPPVPDGLPAQLLARRPDVVAAEFRVLESYDLVGQAKLAQLPTISLTAHGGTASFALTDLLKSFTYGFMPSINIPLLDPGVRAHVKVTKAQSTVAEQQYRVAVMAAFEEVENALVNVNSHKEQRVELQQEVSRLQIVADQIQSQLRLGVVSQLEVFETERTLLEAQQELLANHQQILSDTVLLYKALGGGWPSVDVQTEVKEH, encoded by the coding sequence GTGTCAGCGTTGCTTTCATCAGCTCGTCAGCGCTTCTTTCGCAGGACATCCGCGCTGCGCAGCGTTTGCGCGGCGACGGTATGCGCGCTCTCGCTGTCGGCCTGTATCGATGTCAGCATGCCCGACTACAAGCGTCCCGACACGCCCGCCAAGGCCTCGTGGTCGGATCAGAAAGGCTCGCCCGTATCGGCCGCCGCGACGATCGAACCCGACTGGTGGAAAGGCTTCCACGATCCCTATCTCGACACGCTGATCGCAAAGGCGATTGCCGGCAACTTCGATATCAAGGTGCTGGCCGCGCGTATCGACGTGGCCGGCACGCAGATCGGCGAAGCCAAGGCGGGCGCCTTGCCGACCATGGATCTCGGCGCCGGCGCCGATTTCGAAAAGACCACGCACCAAACCTTCTCGAAGCAGTACAACCTCGCGACCCAGGTGAACTGGGATATCGATATCTGGGGCAAAGTCGAGAAGGGTGTGCAGGCGCAAAAGGCGGAATTCCACGCCAGCGAGGCGGACTGGCGCGCCGGTTATCTGGAACTGGTGTCGAACGTGTCCAGCACATACTTCCAGATTCTGCAATTCGACGACCAGATCGAACAGCAACAAAAAACGCTCGAAACGAACCGGCAGATTCTCGCGATTTACGACGGCCAGCGCCGCAACGGCCTCGTGCCGCAAACCCAGGTGTTGCGCCAGCAGGCGGAGATCAACCGCCTGACCAATCAGCTGCTTGAGCTGCGCCGTTCGCGCGCGCTGGCCAACAACGCGCTCTGTACGTTGACCGGCGTGCCGGCGGGTGAGTTTCAGATGCCCAAGGGGCATTTGCAGCAGCGCGTGCAACTGCCGCCCGTGCCAGACGGCTTGCCCGCACAACTGCTCGCGCGCCGTCCCGACGTGGTGGCCGCCGAGTTCAGAGTGCTGGAATCCTACGACCTCGTCGGCCAGGCCAAGCTCGCGCAACTGCCGACCATCAGCCTGACCGCGCACGGCGGCACCGCGAGTTTCGCGCTGACCGATCTGCTGAAATCGTTCACCTACGGCTTCATGCCCAGCATCAACATTCCGCTGCTCGATCCTGGCGTGCGGGCGCATGTGAAAGTCACCAAAGCGCAATCGACGGTGGCCGAGCAACAGTATCGCGTGGCAGTGATGGCCGCGTTCGAGGAAGTGGAAAACGCGCTGGTCAACGTGAATTCGCACAAGGAACAGCGCGTGGAGTTGCAGCAGGAGGTGTCGCGGCTGCAGATCGTCGCGGACCAGATCCAGTCGCAGTTGCGCCTCGGCGTGGTGTCGCAACTGGAGGTATTCGAAACCGAACGGACCTTGCTTGAGGCGCAGCAGGAACTGCTCGCCAACCATCAGCAGATTCTGTCCGACACGGTGTTGCTTTATAAAGCGCTGGGCGGGGGCTGGCCGAGCGTCGACGTGCAGACCGAAGTAAAGGAACACTGA
- a CDS encoding peptidylprolyl isomerase translates to MTAIVRIDDEVVDVSEFIRLLKLTGQFESLIEQIVRDKLTVHAAKKQGLAVTADEIQQRADQFRRVRGLHRATDMNQYLDALNVSLDEFEAFITDGLYQEKMLDEIGNEAAIKDYFALNSPKFDAIEVSHIVLDSEGKAKEMISYLHDDPDSFADMAREHSIADTREAGGVIGKVLRGSLKPDIEAKIFNAAVGDLLGPFPSADRSCFEIFAVTAKYPATLDADVASEVRRLLRESWLISRAQEHVIEAR, encoded by the coding sequence ATGACCGCGATAGTGCGAATTGATGACGAAGTCGTGGACGTGTCCGAGTTCATTCGTCTTCTGAAACTGACGGGCCAGTTCGAGAGCCTGATCGAGCAGATCGTGCGCGACAAGCTCACGGTGCACGCGGCGAAAAAGCAAGGCCTGGCCGTCACCGCCGACGAAATCCAGCAACGCGCCGATCAGTTCCGTCGCGTGCGCGGCCTGCATCGCGCGACGGATATGAATCAGTACCTCGACGCGCTCAACGTCAGTCTCGACGAGTTCGAGGCCTTCATTACCGACGGGCTGTATCAGGAGAAGATGCTCGACGAGATCGGCAACGAGGCCGCGATCAAGGACTACTTCGCGCTGAATTCGCCGAAGTTCGACGCGATCGAAGTGAGCCACATCGTGCTCGACAGCGAGGGCAAGGCGAAGGAAATGATTTCGTATCTGCACGACGATCCCGACAGTTTCGCCGACATGGCGCGCGAGCATTCGATCGCGGACACGCGCGAGGCGGGCGGCGTGATCGGCAAGGTACTGCGCGGCTCGTTGAAGCCGGATATCGAAGCGAAGATTTTCAACGCGGCGGTGGGCGATCTGCTGGGACCGTTTCCGTCGGCGGACCGTTCGTGCTTCGAGATTTTCGCCGTGACGGCCAAATATCCGGCGACGCTCGACGCCGACGTGGCCTCCGAAGTCCGGCGCCTGCTGCGCGAAAGCTGGTTGATTTCACGCGCCCAGGAGCACGTGATCGAAGCGCGCTAG
- a CDS encoding serine/threonine protein kinase encodes MASLARVIHDFQNGELSRDEFVAQLDSTLTTEGLGPTQLLDMLGAAHRKAPLPNDLYVEVRRRIEQLRVSNVAAGGDETGIQTTVEIPSIRSASAGSAANAANAANAANAAGAGSTAGHDQIKGTGDTLNNRFVLEECLGVGGMGTVYKALDLRKLEASDRKPYLAVKVLNVQFRGNPNSLVALQREARKAQVLAHRNIITVYDFDRDGPIVYLTMEYLSGKPLSQLLRTPGYQGMPVRAALPIVRGMCSALAYAHERGFVHCDFKPANVFLTTNAEVKVIDFGIARVFQRPEEESDATVFDPGSLGALTPAYASPEMIEHREPDPRDDIYALGCITYELLTGHHPFDRLSATQARNSDFKPQRPANLDSKQWRALRAALSFDRNARMSSVVRFIAEFDNEARAEKSGTLAKVGLASFAVVCAAAVGVFAFRSGANRHNGSQTQAGASQALTEQVGSSTSEGTVTAPPVAPPASPVAAAPATPPAAPAAKPAPKPALTLAAVTPALTQVPCSALSASVQDHSLTVRGYVSQRYGAAHLKDTLAALPGVDTLTLQAEPLADDKCDTIKAFAPYWIHNMQTGHVAALHVRPPGGQLSDGDPLVVDVTTPGYDSYVNLDYYQLDGSVVHMVPSPRAKDNQAPPHYAATVGSAGDWIISKPFGSEMVVLLITPAPLFDKPRPESESRADYLRAVDARLAQIGGKYGHDHIVADFAPITTKPRSP; translated from the coding sequence ATGGCTAGCCTTGCGCGTGTGATTCACGATTTTCAGAACGGCGAGCTGTCCCGTGACGAGTTCGTGGCTCAACTCGACAGCACGTTGACGACCGAAGGGCTCGGCCCCACGCAGCTGCTAGACATGCTTGGCGCGGCACATCGCAAAGCGCCGCTCCCCAACGATCTCTACGTGGAAGTGCGGCGGCGCATCGAGCAGTTGCGCGTCTCGAACGTGGCGGCGGGCGGCGACGAAACCGGCATCCAGACCACCGTCGAGATTCCGTCGATACGATCGGCAAGTGCGGGCAGCGCAGCCAATGCAGCCAATGCAGCCAATGCAGCCAATGCAGCGGGCGCCGGCAGTACTGCGGGACACGACCAGATCAAAGGCACCGGCGACACGCTCAATAACCGCTTCGTGCTCGAGGAATGCCTCGGCGTCGGCGGCATGGGCACGGTGTACAAGGCGCTCGATCTGCGCAAGCTCGAGGCTTCGGATCGCAAGCCGTATCTCGCGGTCAAGGTGCTCAACGTCCAGTTCCGCGGCAACCCGAATTCGCTGGTCGCGTTGCAGCGCGAGGCGCGCAAGGCGCAAGTGCTCGCGCATCGCAACATCATCACGGTGTACGACTTCGACCGCGACGGCCCGATCGTCTATCTGACGATGGAGTACCTGTCCGGCAAGCCGCTCAGCCAGTTACTGCGCACGCCGGGCTATCAGGGCATGCCGGTGCGCGCGGCGCTGCCGATCGTGCGTGGCATGTGCAGCGCGCTCGCCTATGCGCACGAACGCGGCTTCGTCCATTGCGACTTCAAACCCGCCAACGTGTTTCTCACGACGAACGCCGAAGTGAAGGTGATCGACTTCGGCATCGCCCGCGTGTTCCAGCGTCCGGAAGAGGAGAGCGATGCAACCGTCTTCGATCCGGGCAGCCTCGGCGCGTTGACGCCCGCGTATGCCAGCCCGGAAATGATCGAGCATCGCGAGCCGGATCCGCGCGACGATATCTACGCGCTCGGTTGCATCACGTATGAGTTGCTGACCGGCCACCATCCGTTCGACCGCTTGTCCGCGACGCAAGCCCGCAATTCCGATTTCAAGCCGCAGCGGCCGGCCAATCTCGATTCAAAACAATGGCGGGCGCTGCGTGCCGCGCTGTCGTTTGATCGCAATGCGCGCATGTCGAGCGTGGTGCGCTTCATCGCCGAGTTCGATAACGAAGCGCGCGCGGAAAAGTCGGGCACGCTGGCGAAGGTGGGGCTCGCGAGTTTCGCGGTGGTGTGCGCTGCAGCGGTCGGCGTGTTCGCGTTCCGCTCGGGGGCGAACCGGCATAACGGATCACAGACGCAAGCAGGCGCATCGCAGGCTTTGACGGAGCAGGTGGGTTCGTCGACTTCGGAAGGGACGGTGACCGCGCCGCCTGTGGCACCGCCGGCAAGTCCGGTCGCGGCAGCGCCCGCCACGCCACCGGCGGCGCCCGCAGCGAAGCCTGCGCCGAAGCCGGCGCTGACTCTCGCCGCCGTCACACCGGCGCTGACGCAAGTGCCCTGTTCGGCGCTGTCCGCCTCAGTACAGGACCACTCGCTGACGGTGCGGGGCTACGTCTCGCAACGCTATGGCGCGGCGCATCTGAAGGACACGCTGGCGGCGTTGCCGGGCGTCGATACATTGACGCTCCAGGCGGAGCCGCTCGCCGACGACAAATGCGACACCATCAAGGCGTTCGCGCCCTACTGGATTCACAACATGCAGACGGGCCACGTTGCGGCCTTGCATGTGCGGCCGCCCGGCGGTCAGTTGAGCGACGGCGACCCGCTGGTCGTCGACGTCACCACGCCGGGCTACGACTCGTATGTGAACCTCGACTACTACCAGCTCGACGGCAGCGTCGTGCACATGGTGCCGAGCCCGCGCGCGAAGGACAATCAGGCGCCGCCGCACTACGCCGCCACGGTCGGCAGCGCCGGTGACTGGATCATTTCGAAGCCGTTCGGATCGGAGATGGTGGTGCTGCTGATCACGCCGGCGCCGCTATTCGACAAGCCGCGCCCGGAGAGCGAATCACGCGCCGATTATCTGCGCGCGGTCGACGCACGGCTCGCGCAGATCGGCGGCAAATACGGCCACGATCACATCGTCGCCGATTTCGCGCCGATCACGACGAAGCCACGGTCCCCCTGA